One genomic segment of Polyodon spathula isolate WHYD16114869_AA chromosome 17, ASM1765450v1, whole genome shotgun sequence includes these proteins:
- the LOC121329783 gene encoding kinectin-like isoform X5 has product MRELSRNSGRDTGRERLAGIAVILTIKAAGTRRSNSTVTLSQIMMELYDSQYLLILAPSLVIAIMFLFFWLFMKETSYDEVLARQKRDHKPLPVRPESRKKNEKKKSKKKESGGGVLGDVANGQESDSEHRDFDLTEAVPEEEDQTSSIVITPASNEAPAGLRDRKRRDRKQQQQQQQQQSRAGQDESAREVNGSKPAPKKETMPLTKQPTPPTDAASGKKKSMQKKQKIEADDFHTETKPESVCVPTRKEVPLLSLDAKLLESSTGKKKSASKKQKPEPGLGDEPLNLAPVYIPPMYSDPATAVPEKKSMDTATKTNAKKLKNETDKENSEVKFKEYLSILKSLTQEETINVAAVLIERNPAVLDSWQRQSGKADITLQQLQERERLLSTFQEEASIAKEKVKQLSQELLVEKQKGSLAESLLREQRGAMEKELSVLQGKAQGNYQENQAVQIKFQQLEGQIARLQQENGILRDAVSSATTQMESKQSSELTKLRGDYGRVMAELAEKSSKLQQEDALRKNVEVTYKQTVSQLEGQLQQAERRWEDLQGFLRSLTAEHEKLQASNQELQNKLLAVESELGSKNKEVQTLHSSLTDTMVSKEQVEQKMMQLLEASQHSRVEDTVQDLLNKNTSLTGHIETLQAQVESQTSMASLVEELQKRLAEKEAQRNALEDCLKVERSSWASREAQLQAVHNESMTLKAEVQKLQAQNSEQQAASQLILEQMHKSAQEKEEKIVTVENLLEAGLIEVANKEDQLKGLRVENEALRLEVCRLQLQNAEQTSSEATVEELQREILEKDGRLKFVEDMLQAELEKVSGKEKLIQALELQSESLKEEVQAARHREAEQVSIRSQFQELQILLQAKGEQVQVLEHAAEERGREAVEREQQLQVLREESSSLRVQLLEEQQRVQEQQNQVQMAPPSQELLSSLMEKEKQVAELQSELGALREAVELHRKKNNELREKNWSAMEALSATESVLQGKLDKTAKEGQKALASVEMQTREALHRLFPSLPLPRKQNHQEWLLEFETAAKEALASKPEDSKLFEEKLRESEELHRIMQKDCETYKKVLAETEGILQRLQSSVEQEESRWRVKLEVSQSEQRQMHLKVTRLEEEVERLCADSRELENLRQERQNLEFQLVKAEEENATYVSEVRELKTQLKETLSKLEAEERERHKVAGDLHKAQQGLDLIQTEILKETGQASLIENSTLATEMEETDRKNRMAGGLNQTVRELQQLLQSVSQQLSKGHEGNDDKPNTAEI; this is encoded by the exons ATCATGATGGAGCTGTATGACTCTCAGTACCTGCTCATCCTGGCCCCCTCCCTGGTCATTGCGATCATGTTCCTCTTCTTCTGGCTCTTCATGAAGGAGACCTCCTATGACGAGGTGCTGGCGCGGCAGAAACGCGACCACAAGCCTCTGCCGGTGCGCCCCGAGAGCCGCAAGAAGAAcgagaaaaagaaaagcaagaaGAAGGAGAGCGGGGGGGGCGTGCTGGGCGATGTGGCCAACGGGCAGGAGTCTGACTCGGAGCACCGGGACTTCGATTTGACCGAAGCTGTGCCGGAGGAAGAGGACCAGACTAGCTCCATCGTCATCACACCCGCCAGCAACGAAGCACCCGCGGGGCTCCGTGACAGGAAGAGGCGGGACaggaagcaacagcagcagcagcagcagcagcagtccagGGCGGGCCAGGATGAGTCTGCCAGGGAGGTGAACGGGTCGAAACCAGCGCCCAAGAAGGAGACGATGCCTTTGACCAAGCAGCCCACCCCGCCCACCGACGCTGCCTCAGGGAAGAAGAAATCCatgcagaagaagcagaagatcGAAGCAG ATGATTTCCACACAGAAACCAAACCGGAGTCGGTCTGTGTGCCCACCAGGAAGGAGGTCCCGCTTCTGTCTCTTGATGCCAAACTGCTGGAGAGCTCGACCGGCAAGAAGAAATCGGCATCAAAGAAACAGAAACCCGAGCCAG GTCTGGGGGACGAACCTCTGAACCTGGCCCCGGTTTACATCCCCCCGATGTACAGTGACCCTGCCACGGCCGTCCCGGAGAAGAAGAGCATGGACACAGCCACGAAAACCAACGCAAAGAAGCTCAAGAACGAGACTGACAAAG AAAACTCTGAGGTGAAGTTTAAAGAATATCTGTCGATCTTGAAGAGCCTGACTCAGGAAGAGACTATCAACGTGGCTGCCGTGCTGATAGAGAGGAACCCGGCCGTGCTGGACAGCTGGCAGAGA CAGAGCGGGAAGGCAGACATCACTCTGCAGCAGCTCCAGGAACGAGAGCGACTCCTCTCTACCTTCCAAGAGGAGGCCTCCATCGCCAAGGAGAAGGTCAAGCAGCTCTCCCAG GAGCTGCTGGTTGAGAAGCAGAAAGGGAGCTTGGCGGAGTCCCTGCTGAGGGAGCAGCGAGGAGCCATGGAGAAGGAGCTGAGTGTCCTGCAGGGTAAAGCCCAGGGCAACTACCAGGAGAATCAGGCTGTGCAGATAAAG TTCCAGCAGCTGGAGGGTCAGATCGCAAGGTTGCAGCAGGAGAACGGGATCCTGAGGGACGCAGTCAGTTCCGCCACCACCCAGATGGAGAGCAA GCAGTCCTCGGAGCTCACCAAGTTGCGCGGGGATTACGGGAGAGTCATGGCGGAGCTGGCTGAGAAGAGCAGCAAGCTGCAGCAGGAAGACGCTCTGAGGAAGAACGTGGAGGTCACCTACAAACAGACTGTTAGCCAGCTCGAG GGTCAGCTTCAGCAAGCAGAGCGGAGGTGGGAGGATCTCCAGGGATTCCTGCGCAGTTTGACAGCTGAACACGAGAAACTGCAGGCCTCCAATCAGG AGCTGCAGAACAAGCTGCTTGCAGTGGAGTCTGAGCTGGGCAGCAAGAACAAGGAGGTCCAGACCCTGCACAGCAGCCTGACCGACACCATGGTGTCCAAGGAGCAAGTGGAGCAGAAGATGATGCAGCTCCTGGAGGCTTCCCAGCACAGCCGGGTCGAGGACACGGTGCAG gACCTGCTGAATAAGAACACATCTTTGACTGGTCATATTGAAACGCTGCAGGCCCAGGTGGAGTCTCAG ACTTCGATGGCATCGCTGGTGGAGGAGCTCCAGAAAAG GCTGGCAGAGAAGGAGGCTCAGAGGAATGCACTGGAGGACTGTCTGAAAGTGGAGAGAAGTAGCTGGGCCAGCCGCGAGGCACAACTGCAG GCGGTGCACAACGAGAGCATGACGCTAAAGGCTGAGGTTCAGAAACTGCAGGCTCAGAACTCTGAACAG CAGGCAGCCTCACAGCTCATCTTGGAGCAGATGCACAAAAG TGCACAGGAAAAGGAGGAGAAGATTGTAACCGTGGAGAATCTTCTGGAAGCTGGACTCATCGAGGTAGCAAATAAAGAGGACCAGCTGAAG GGCCTGAGGGTGGAGAACGAAGCTCTGAGACTGGAAGTGTGCCGTCTGCAGCTCCAAAACGCAGAACAG acTTCTTCAGAGGCAACTGTAGAAGAACTACAGAGAGA GATTTTAGAAAAGGATGGGAGGTTGAAGTTCGTAGAGGACATGCTTCAGGCAGAGTTGGAGAAAGTATCAGGCAAAGAGAAGTTGATCCAG GCTCTGGAGCTGCAGAGCGAGTCTCTGAAGGAGGAGGTGCAGGCAGCCAGACATCGCGAAGCTGAGCAG gttTCCATAAGAAGCCAGTTTCAGGAACTCCAGATACT GCTGCAGGCAAAGGGAGAGCAAGTGCAGGTGCTGGAGCACGCTGcagaggagagaggcagagaggctgTAGAGAGAGAGCAGCAGCTGCAG GTGCTGAGGGAGGAAAGCTCATCGCTCCGGGTGCAGCTGCTGGAGGAACAGCAGAGGGTGCAGGAGCAgcag AATCAGGTCCAGATGGCGCCTCCAAGCCAGGAACTGTTATCTTC GCTgatggagaaggagaagcaggTTGCTGAGCTGCAGAGTGAGCTGGGGGCGCTCAGGGAGGCAGTGGAGCTACATAGGAAGAAAAACAAT GAGCTTCGTGAGAAAAACTGGAGTGCAATGGAAGCTCTTTCAGCCACCGAGTCTGTGCTGCAGGGGAAACTCGACAAGACAGCCAAG GAGGGTCAGAAGGCGCTGGCCTCGGTGGAGATGCAGACCCGAGAGGCACTTCACAGACTGTTCCCTAGCCTGCCTCTGCCACGCAAACAG AACCATCAGGAGTGGCTGCTAGAGTTTGAAACGGCTGCGAAGGAGGCTCTGGCATCGAAACCTGAAGACTCAAAG CTGTTTGAGGAGAAGCTGAGGGAATCGGAGGAACTCCACAGGATTATGCAGAAGGACTGTGAGACTTACAAGAAAGTGCTGGCAGAGACG GAGGGGATCCTGCAGAGACTGCAGAGCAGTGTGGAGCAGGAGGAGTCCCGCTGGAGAGTGAAGCTGGAGGTGTCGCAGAGCGAGCAGAGACAG ATGCACTTGAAGGTGACCAggctggaggaggaggtggagaggCTGTGTGCAGACAGCAGGGAGCTGGAGAAT ctgaGGCAGGAGAGGCAGAATCTTGAGTTTCAGTTGGTGAAGGCAGAAGAGGAGAATGCAACCTATGTTTCGGAGGTCAGAGAG TTGAAAACCCAGCTGAAAGAAACGCTATCCAAGCTGGAAGCAGAGGAGAGGGAGCGGCACAAAGTGGCAGGTGATCTGCACAAG GCACAGCAGGGTCTGGACCTGATCCAGACAGAGATCCTCAAAGAGACGGGCCAGGCGAGTCTGATTGAGAACAGCACCCTCGCCACGGAGATG gAGGAGACGGACCGCAAGAACAGGATGGCAGGCGGGCTCAACCAGACAGTGAGGGAGCTGCAGCAGCTCCTGCAGAGTGTCAGCCAGCAGCTCAGCAAGGGGCATGAGGGG AACGAcgacaaacccaacacagcagaGATATAA
- the LOC121329783 gene encoding kinectin-like isoform X4 — MRELSRNSGRDTGRERLAGIAVILTIKAAGTRRSNSTVTLSQIMMELYDSQYLLILAPSLVIAIMFLFFWLFMKETSYDEVLARQKRDHKPLPVRPESRKKNEKKKSKKKESGGGVLGDVANGQESDSEHRDFDLTEAVPEEEDQTSSIVITPASNEAPAGLRDRKRRDRKQQQQQQQQQSRAGQDESAREVNGSKPAPKKETMPLTKQPTPPTDAASGKKKSMQKKQKIEADDFHTETKPESVCVPTRKEVPLLSLDAKLLESSTGKKKSASKKQKPEPGLGDEPLNLAPVYIPPMYSDPATAVPEKKSMDTATKTNAKKLKNETDKENSEVKFKEYLSILKSLTQEETINVAAVLIERNPAVLDSWQRQSGKADITLQQLQERERLLSTFQEEASIAKEKVKQLSQELLVEKQKGSLAESLLREQRGAMEKELSVLQGKAQGNYQENQAVQIKFQQLEGQIARLQQENGILRDAVSSATTQMESKQSSELTKLRGDYGRVMAELAEKSSKLQQEDALRKNVEVTYKQTVSQLEGQLQQAERRWEDLQGFLRSLTAEHEKLQASNQELQNKLLAVESELGSKNKEVQTLHSSLTDTMVSKEQVEQKMMQLLEASQHSRVEDTVQDLLNKNTSLTGHIETLQAQVESQTSMASLVEELQKRLAEKEAQRNALEDCLKVERSSWASREAQLQAVHNESMTLKAEVQKLQAQNSEQQAASQLILEQMHKSAQEKEEKIVTVENLLEAGLIEVANKEDQLKGLRVENEALRLEVCRLQLQNAEQTSSEATVEELQREILEKDGRLKFVEDMLQAELEKVSGKEKLIQALELQSESLKEEVQAARHREAEQVSIRSQFQELQILLQAKGEQVQVLEHAAEERGREAVEREQQLQVLREESSSLRVQLLEEQQRVQEQQNQVQMAPPSQELLSSLMEKEKQVAELQSELGALREAVELHRKKNNELREKNWSAMEALSATESVLQGKLDKTAKEGQKALASVEMQTREALHRLFPSLPLPRKQNHQEWLLEFETAAKEALASKPEDSKLFEEKLRESEELHRIMQKDCETYKKVLAETEGILQRLQSSVEQEESRWRVKLEVSQSEQRQLRQERQNLEFQLVKAEEENATYVSEVRELKDLLTELQSKLDGSYSEAVRQNEELNLLKTQLKETLSKLEAEERERHKVAGDLHKAQQGLDLIQTEILKETGQASLIENSTLATEMEETDRKNRMAGGLNQTVRELQQLLQSVSQQLSKGHEGNDDKPNTAEI; from the exons ATCATGATGGAGCTGTATGACTCTCAGTACCTGCTCATCCTGGCCCCCTCCCTGGTCATTGCGATCATGTTCCTCTTCTTCTGGCTCTTCATGAAGGAGACCTCCTATGACGAGGTGCTGGCGCGGCAGAAACGCGACCACAAGCCTCTGCCGGTGCGCCCCGAGAGCCGCAAGAAGAAcgagaaaaagaaaagcaagaaGAAGGAGAGCGGGGGGGGCGTGCTGGGCGATGTGGCCAACGGGCAGGAGTCTGACTCGGAGCACCGGGACTTCGATTTGACCGAAGCTGTGCCGGAGGAAGAGGACCAGACTAGCTCCATCGTCATCACACCCGCCAGCAACGAAGCACCCGCGGGGCTCCGTGACAGGAAGAGGCGGGACaggaagcaacagcagcagcagcagcagcagcagtccagGGCGGGCCAGGATGAGTCTGCCAGGGAGGTGAACGGGTCGAAACCAGCGCCCAAGAAGGAGACGATGCCTTTGACCAAGCAGCCCACCCCGCCCACCGACGCTGCCTCAGGGAAGAAGAAATCCatgcagaagaagcagaagatcGAAGCAG ATGATTTCCACACAGAAACCAAACCGGAGTCGGTCTGTGTGCCCACCAGGAAGGAGGTCCCGCTTCTGTCTCTTGATGCCAAACTGCTGGAGAGCTCGACCGGCAAGAAGAAATCGGCATCAAAGAAACAGAAACCCGAGCCAG GTCTGGGGGACGAACCTCTGAACCTGGCCCCGGTTTACATCCCCCCGATGTACAGTGACCCTGCCACGGCCGTCCCGGAGAAGAAGAGCATGGACACAGCCACGAAAACCAACGCAAAGAAGCTCAAGAACGAGACTGACAAAG AAAACTCTGAGGTGAAGTTTAAAGAATATCTGTCGATCTTGAAGAGCCTGACTCAGGAAGAGACTATCAACGTGGCTGCCGTGCTGATAGAGAGGAACCCGGCCGTGCTGGACAGCTGGCAGAGA CAGAGCGGGAAGGCAGACATCACTCTGCAGCAGCTCCAGGAACGAGAGCGACTCCTCTCTACCTTCCAAGAGGAGGCCTCCATCGCCAAGGAGAAGGTCAAGCAGCTCTCCCAG GAGCTGCTGGTTGAGAAGCAGAAAGGGAGCTTGGCGGAGTCCCTGCTGAGGGAGCAGCGAGGAGCCATGGAGAAGGAGCTGAGTGTCCTGCAGGGTAAAGCCCAGGGCAACTACCAGGAGAATCAGGCTGTGCAGATAAAG TTCCAGCAGCTGGAGGGTCAGATCGCAAGGTTGCAGCAGGAGAACGGGATCCTGAGGGACGCAGTCAGTTCCGCCACCACCCAGATGGAGAGCAA GCAGTCCTCGGAGCTCACCAAGTTGCGCGGGGATTACGGGAGAGTCATGGCGGAGCTGGCTGAGAAGAGCAGCAAGCTGCAGCAGGAAGACGCTCTGAGGAAGAACGTGGAGGTCACCTACAAACAGACTGTTAGCCAGCTCGAG GGTCAGCTTCAGCAAGCAGAGCGGAGGTGGGAGGATCTCCAGGGATTCCTGCGCAGTTTGACAGCTGAACACGAGAAACTGCAGGCCTCCAATCAGG AGCTGCAGAACAAGCTGCTTGCAGTGGAGTCTGAGCTGGGCAGCAAGAACAAGGAGGTCCAGACCCTGCACAGCAGCCTGACCGACACCATGGTGTCCAAGGAGCAAGTGGAGCAGAAGATGATGCAGCTCCTGGAGGCTTCCCAGCACAGCCGGGTCGAGGACACGGTGCAG gACCTGCTGAATAAGAACACATCTTTGACTGGTCATATTGAAACGCTGCAGGCCCAGGTGGAGTCTCAG ACTTCGATGGCATCGCTGGTGGAGGAGCTCCAGAAAAG GCTGGCAGAGAAGGAGGCTCAGAGGAATGCACTGGAGGACTGTCTGAAAGTGGAGAGAAGTAGCTGGGCCAGCCGCGAGGCACAACTGCAG GCGGTGCACAACGAGAGCATGACGCTAAAGGCTGAGGTTCAGAAACTGCAGGCTCAGAACTCTGAACAG CAGGCAGCCTCACAGCTCATCTTGGAGCAGATGCACAAAAG TGCACAGGAAAAGGAGGAGAAGATTGTAACCGTGGAGAATCTTCTGGAAGCTGGACTCATCGAGGTAGCAAATAAAGAGGACCAGCTGAAG GGCCTGAGGGTGGAGAACGAAGCTCTGAGACTGGAAGTGTGCCGTCTGCAGCTCCAAAACGCAGAACAG acTTCTTCAGAGGCAACTGTAGAAGAACTACAGAGAGA GATTTTAGAAAAGGATGGGAGGTTGAAGTTCGTAGAGGACATGCTTCAGGCAGAGTTGGAGAAAGTATCAGGCAAAGAGAAGTTGATCCAG GCTCTGGAGCTGCAGAGCGAGTCTCTGAAGGAGGAGGTGCAGGCAGCCAGACATCGCGAAGCTGAGCAG gttTCCATAAGAAGCCAGTTTCAGGAACTCCAGATACT GCTGCAGGCAAAGGGAGAGCAAGTGCAGGTGCTGGAGCACGCTGcagaggagagaggcagagaggctgTAGAGAGAGAGCAGCAGCTGCAG GTGCTGAGGGAGGAAAGCTCATCGCTCCGGGTGCAGCTGCTGGAGGAACAGCAGAGGGTGCAGGAGCAgcag AATCAGGTCCAGATGGCGCCTCCAAGCCAGGAACTGTTATCTTC GCTgatggagaaggagaagcaggTTGCTGAGCTGCAGAGTGAGCTGGGGGCGCTCAGGGAGGCAGTGGAGCTACATAGGAAGAAAAACAAT GAGCTTCGTGAGAAAAACTGGAGTGCAATGGAAGCTCTTTCAGCCACCGAGTCTGTGCTGCAGGGGAAACTCGACAAGACAGCCAAG GAGGGTCAGAAGGCGCTGGCCTCGGTGGAGATGCAGACCCGAGAGGCACTTCACAGACTGTTCCCTAGCCTGCCTCTGCCACGCAAACAG AACCATCAGGAGTGGCTGCTAGAGTTTGAAACGGCTGCGAAGGAGGCTCTGGCATCGAAACCTGAAGACTCAAAG CTGTTTGAGGAGAAGCTGAGGGAATCGGAGGAACTCCACAGGATTATGCAGAAGGACTGTGAGACTTACAAGAAAGTGCTGGCAGAGACG GAGGGGATCCTGCAGAGACTGCAGAGCAGTGTGGAGCAGGAGGAGTCCCGCTGGAGAGTGAAGCTGGAGGTGTCGCAGAGCGAGCAGAGACAG ctgaGGCAGGAGAGGCAGAATCTTGAGTTTCAGTTGGTGAAGGCAGAAGAGGAGAATGCAACCTATGTTTCGGAGGTCAGAGAG CTGAAAGATCTGTTGACTGAATTGCAGAGCAAACTTGATGGTTCTTATTCTGAAGCAGTCAGACAGAATGAAGAGTTGAACTTG TTGAAAACCCAGCTGAAAGAAACGCTATCCAAGCTGGAAGCAGAGGAGAGGGAGCGGCACAAAGTGGCAGGTGATCTGCACAAG GCACAGCAGGGTCTGGACCTGATCCAGACAGAGATCCTCAAAGAGACGGGCCAGGCGAGTCTGATTGAGAACAGCACCCTCGCCACGGAGATG gAGGAGACGGACCGCAAGAACAGGATGGCAGGCGGGCTCAACCAGACAGTGAGGGAGCTGCAGCAGCTCCTGCAGAGTGTCAGCCAGCAGCTCAGCAAGGGGCATGAGGGG AACGAcgacaaacccaacacagcagaGATATAA
- the LOC121329783 gene encoding kinectin-like isoform X6 produces the protein MRELSRNSGRDTGRERLAGIAVILTIKAAGTRRSNSTVTLSQIMMELYDSQYLLILAPSLVIAIMFLFFWLFMKETSYDEVLARQKRDHKPLPVRPESRKKNEKKKSKKKESGGGVLGDVANGQESDSEHRDFDLTEAVPEEEDQTSSIVITPASNEAPAGLRDRKRRDRKQQQQQQQQQSRAGQDESAREVNGSKPAPKKETMPLTKQPTPPTDAASGKKKSMQKKQKIEADDFHTETKPESVCVPTRKEVPLLSLDAKLLESSTGKKKSASKKQKPEPGLGDEPLNLAPVYIPPMYSDPATAVPEKKSMDTATKTNAKKLKNETDKENSEVKFKEYLSILKSLTQEETINVAAVLIERNPAVLDSWQRQSGKADITLQQLQERERLLSTFQEEASIAKEKVKQLSQELLVEKQKGSLAESLLREQRGAMEKELSVLQGKAQGNYQENQAVQIKFQQLEGQIARLQQENGILRDAVSSATTQMESKQSSELTKLRGDYGRVMAELAEKSSKLQQEDALRKNVEVTYKQTVSQLEGQLQQAERRWEDLQGFLRSLTAEHEKLQASNQELQNKLLAVESELGSKNKEVQTLHSSLTDTMVSKEQVEQKMMQLLEASQHSRVEDTVQDLLNKNTSLTGHIETLQAQVESQTSMASLVEELQKRLAEKEAQRNALEDCLKVERSSWASREAQLQAVHNESMTLKAEVQKLQAQNSEQQAASQLILEQMHKSAQEKEEKIVTVENLLEAGLIEVANKEDQLKGLRVENEALRLEVCRLQLQNAEQTSSEATVEELQREILEKDGRLKFVEDMLQAELEKVSGKEKLIQALELQSESLKEEVQAARHREAEQVSIRSQFQELQILLQAKGEQVQVLEHAAEERGREAVEREQQLQVLREESSSLRVQLLEEQQRVQEQQNQVQMAPPSQELLSSLMEKEKQVAELQSELGALREAVELHRKKNNEGQKALASVEMQTREALHRLFPSLPLPRKQNHQEWLLEFETAAKEALASKPEDSKLFEEKLRESEELHRIMQKDCETYKKVLAETEGILQRLQSSVEQEESRWRVKLEVSQSEQRQMHLKVTRLEEEVERLCADSRELENLRQERQNLEFQLVKAEEENATYVSEVRELKDLLTELQSKLDGSYSEAVRQNEELNLLKTQLKETLSKLEAEERERHKVAGDLHKAQQGLDLIQTEILKETGQASLIENSTLATEMEETDRKNRMAGGLNQTVRELQQLLQSVSQQLSKGHEGNDDKPNTAEI, from the exons ATCATGATGGAGCTGTATGACTCTCAGTACCTGCTCATCCTGGCCCCCTCCCTGGTCATTGCGATCATGTTCCTCTTCTTCTGGCTCTTCATGAAGGAGACCTCCTATGACGAGGTGCTGGCGCGGCAGAAACGCGACCACAAGCCTCTGCCGGTGCGCCCCGAGAGCCGCAAGAAGAAcgagaaaaagaaaagcaagaaGAAGGAGAGCGGGGGGGGCGTGCTGGGCGATGTGGCCAACGGGCAGGAGTCTGACTCGGAGCACCGGGACTTCGATTTGACCGAAGCTGTGCCGGAGGAAGAGGACCAGACTAGCTCCATCGTCATCACACCCGCCAGCAACGAAGCACCCGCGGGGCTCCGTGACAGGAAGAGGCGGGACaggaagcaacagcagcagcagcagcagcagcagtccagGGCGGGCCAGGATGAGTCTGCCAGGGAGGTGAACGGGTCGAAACCAGCGCCCAAGAAGGAGACGATGCCTTTGACCAAGCAGCCCACCCCGCCCACCGACGCTGCCTCAGGGAAGAAGAAATCCatgcagaagaagcagaagatcGAAGCAG ATGATTTCCACACAGAAACCAAACCGGAGTCGGTCTGTGTGCCCACCAGGAAGGAGGTCCCGCTTCTGTCTCTTGATGCCAAACTGCTGGAGAGCTCGACCGGCAAGAAGAAATCGGCATCAAAGAAACAGAAACCCGAGCCAG GTCTGGGGGACGAACCTCTGAACCTGGCCCCGGTTTACATCCCCCCGATGTACAGTGACCCTGCCACGGCCGTCCCGGAGAAGAAGAGCATGGACACAGCCACGAAAACCAACGCAAAGAAGCTCAAGAACGAGACTGACAAAG AAAACTCTGAGGTGAAGTTTAAAGAATATCTGTCGATCTTGAAGAGCCTGACTCAGGAAGAGACTATCAACGTGGCTGCCGTGCTGATAGAGAGGAACCCGGCCGTGCTGGACAGCTGGCAGAGA CAGAGCGGGAAGGCAGACATCACTCTGCAGCAGCTCCAGGAACGAGAGCGACTCCTCTCTACCTTCCAAGAGGAGGCCTCCATCGCCAAGGAGAAGGTCAAGCAGCTCTCCCAG GAGCTGCTGGTTGAGAAGCAGAAAGGGAGCTTGGCGGAGTCCCTGCTGAGGGAGCAGCGAGGAGCCATGGAGAAGGAGCTGAGTGTCCTGCAGGGTAAAGCCCAGGGCAACTACCAGGAGAATCAGGCTGTGCAGATAAAG TTCCAGCAGCTGGAGGGTCAGATCGCAAGGTTGCAGCAGGAGAACGGGATCCTGAGGGACGCAGTCAGTTCCGCCACCACCCAGATGGAGAGCAA GCAGTCCTCGGAGCTCACCAAGTTGCGCGGGGATTACGGGAGAGTCATGGCGGAGCTGGCTGAGAAGAGCAGCAAGCTGCAGCAGGAAGACGCTCTGAGGAAGAACGTGGAGGTCACCTACAAACAGACTGTTAGCCAGCTCGAG GGTCAGCTTCAGCAAGCAGAGCGGAGGTGGGAGGATCTCCAGGGATTCCTGCGCAGTTTGACAGCTGAACACGAGAAACTGCAGGCCTCCAATCAGG AGCTGCAGAACAAGCTGCTTGCAGTGGAGTCTGAGCTGGGCAGCAAGAACAAGGAGGTCCAGACCCTGCACAGCAGCCTGACCGACACCATGGTGTCCAAGGAGCAAGTGGAGCAGAAGATGATGCAGCTCCTGGAGGCTTCCCAGCACAGCCGGGTCGAGGACACGGTGCAG gACCTGCTGAATAAGAACACATCTTTGACTGGTCATATTGAAACGCTGCAGGCCCAGGTGGAGTCTCAG ACTTCGATGGCATCGCTGGTGGAGGAGCTCCAGAAAAG GCTGGCAGAGAAGGAGGCTCAGAGGAATGCACTGGAGGACTGTCTGAAAGTGGAGAGAAGTAGCTGGGCCAGCCGCGAGGCACAACTGCAG GCGGTGCACAACGAGAGCATGACGCTAAAGGCTGAGGTTCAGAAACTGCAGGCTCAGAACTCTGAACAG CAGGCAGCCTCACAGCTCATCTTGGAGCAGATGCACAAAAG TGCACAGGAAAAGGAGGAGAAGATTGTAACCGTGGAGAATCTTCTGGAAGCTGGACTCATCGAGGTAGCAAATAAAGAGGACCAGCTGAAG GGCCTGAGGGTGGAGAACGAAGCTCTGAGACTGGAAGTGTGCCGTCTGCAGCTCCAAAACGCAGAACAG acTTCTTCAGAGGCAACTGTAGAAGAACTACAGAGAGA GATTTTAGAAAAGGATGGGAGGTTGAAGTTCGTAGAGGACATGCTTCAGGCAGAGTTGGAGAAAGTATCAGGCAAAGAGAAGTTGATCCAG GCTCTGGAGCTGCAGAGCGAGTCTCTGAAGGAGGAGGTGCAGGCAGCCAGACATCGCGAAGCTGAGCAG gttTCCATAAGAAGCCAGTTTCAGGAACTCCAGATACT GCTGCAGGCAAAGGGAGAGCAAGTGCAGGTGCTGGAGCACGCTGcagaggagagaggcagagaggctgTAGAGAGAGAGCAGCAGCTGCAG GTGCTGAGGGAGGAAAGCTCATCGCTCCGGGTGCAGCTGCTGGAGGAACAGCAGAGGGTGCAGGAGCAgcag AATCAGGTCCAGATGGCGCCTCCAAGCCAGGAACTGTTATCTTC GCTgatggagaaggagaagcaggTTGCTGAGCTGCAGAGTGAGCTGGGGGCGCTCAGGGAGGCAGTGGAGCTACATAGGAAGAAAAACAAT GAGGGTCAGAAGGCGCTGGCCTCGGTGGAGATGCAGACCCGAGAGGCACTTCACAGACTGTTCCCTAGCCTGCCTCTGCCACGCAAACAG AACCATCAGGAGTGGCTGCTAGAGTTTGAAACGGCTGCGAAGGAGGCTCTGGCATCGAAACCTGAAGACTCAAAG CTGTTTGAGGAGAAGCTGAGGGAATCGGAGGAACTCCACAGGATTATGCAGAAGGACTGTGAGACTTACAAGAAAGTGCTGGCAGAGACG GAGGGGATCCTGCAGAGACTGCAGAGCAGTGTGGAGCAGGAGGAGTCCCGCTGGAGAGTGAAGCTGGAGGTGTCGCAGAGCGAGCAGAGACAG ATGCACTTGAAGGTGACCAggctggaggaggaggtggagaggCTGTGTGCAGACAGCAGGGAGCTGGAGAAT ctgaGGCAGGAGAGGCAGAATCTTGAGTTTCAGTTGGTGAAGGCAGAAGAGGAGAATGCAACCTATGTTTCGGAGGTCAGAGAG CTGAAAGATCTGTTGACTGAATTGCAGAGCAAACTTGATGGTTCTTATTCTGAAGCAGTCAGACAGAATGAAGAGTTGAACTTG TTGAAAACCCAGCTGAAAGAAACGCTATCCAAGCTGGAAGCAGAGGAGAGGGAGCGGCACAAAGTGGCAGGTGATCTGCACAAG GCACAGCAGGGTCTGGACCTGATCCAGACAGAGATCCTCAAAGAGACGGGCCAGGCGAGTCTGATTGAGAACAGCACCCTCGCCACGGAGATG gAGGAGACGGACCGCAAGAACAGGATGGCAGGCGGGCTCAACCAGACAGTGAGGGAGCTGCAGCAGCTCCTGCAGAGTGTCAGCCAGCAGCTCAGCAAGGGGCATGAGGGG AACGAcgacaaacccaacacagcagaGATATAA